In Mycobacterium sp. Aquia_216, a genomic segment contains:
- a CDS encoding thioesterase II family protein, translating to MTPVELVCFHHAGGGAASFHPLRRALADIGAEVALTAVTLPGRESRRDEPRHVDAETCVQALGDELDELLRRPHVLLGHSMGAILAYLLAQQRISRGLRAPEAVIVASCRAPHLPSPRLDLQLLGDYELATELARYGGLPTEVLNRPDWLALLMPTVRDDLRICQSHWRTDAPPLPCPLHIVGGLGDTVAPPDTVAAWASHSVQPQPVRFYPGGHFLFRSPESALVANVARVADQAARERNLLA from the coding sequence ATGACGCCCGTCGAATTGGTGTGCTTTCACCACGCCGGTGGTGGGGCCGCGTCGTTTCATCCGCTGCGCCGAGCGCTGGCGGACATCGGCGCCGAGGTGGCACTGACGGCGGTGACACTGCCGGGACGGGAGTCGCGCCGCGACGAGCCCCGCCATGTCGACGCCGAGACCTGCGTCCAGGCGCTCGGCGACGAGCTCGACGAACTATTGCGTCGGCCCCACGTCCTACTGGGCCATAGCATGGGCGCGATATTGGCGTATTTACTGGCGCAACAACGTATTTCGCGCGGTCTTCGGGCGCCGGAGGCGGTCATCGTCGCGTCCTGCCGCGCCCCGCACCTACCCTCTCCCCGGCTTGACCTGCAGCTACTCGGCGATTACGAGCTGGCCACCGAACTCGCGCGCTACGGCGGGCTGCCGACGGAAGTTCTGAACCGTCCAGACTGGCTGGCACTGCTGATGCCTACTGTTCGCGACGATCTGCGGATCTGTCAGTCACATTGGCGAACCGATGCGCCACCGCTTCCGTGTCCACTGCACATCGTCGGAGGCCTCGGCGACACGGTGGCGCCGCCTGACACGGTGGCTGCCTGGGCGTCGCACTCGGTGCAGCCTCAACCGGTTCGGTTTTACCCCGGCGGCCACTTCCTGTTCCGTTCGCCGGAATCGGCATTGGTAGCCAACGTTGCGCGTGTCGCCGACCAAGCGGCACGGGAAAGGAACTTACTCGCGTGA
- a CDS encoding fatty acyl-AMP ligase, producing the protein MSTLTREMSAAARFSPRHLTAGTVADPVRLTWREVHEQAKRMAGGLAARGIRCRGSVAVLATDAADIAPLAQAAWLSRAALTMLQQPTPRTDLAVWLQDTVRATVMIKADVVVIGEQFLGALDPLTAQGLKVCTVESLRRADPIEFDMSDHAAESDIALRQLTSGSTGVPKAVEISHGNLAANAVALRDGLELDISTDVMASWLPLSHDMGMIAFVCFPMQLGIETIVVPPEEFLKRPLVWAELISRHRATITSGPNFAYSVLARVLQRADPDAIDLSSLRIAVNGAEPIDHRDMTDFSAIGARFGLRPTALTPAYGLAEATLVASLGSAHDQATVDQVSRQAIAEAHRAQPLQDDSADVQHVVCVGVPVTGLDLRISRNGTALAPREIGAIELRGPMIADRYLTSDGVLPLATGGWFDSGDLGYLDEEGRLYVCGRTKDLIVLAGRNLYPHDIERAAESVDGVRKGCVIALRVDADREGFAVLAEVRNATDDDARARISREIAARVSSQVGHRPHDILLFPAGALPKTPSGKLRRSSARELLPTYTPAPAIRQTARLQVQNR; encoded by the coding sequence GTGAGCACATTAACCCGCGAAATGTCCGCTGCAGCGAGATTTTCGCCGCGGCACTTGACTGCAGGCACGGTCGCCGACCCAGTTCGCTTGACCTGGCGTGAAGTCCACGAACAGGCGAAACGGATGGCCGGCGGTCTGGCCGCGCGGGGGATACGCTGCCGGGGCTCGGTCGCCGTGCTGGCCACCGATGCCGCTGATATCGCGCCGCTCGCGCAGGCCGCCTGGCTGAGTCGCGCCGCGCTGACGATGCTGCAGCAACCAACTCCGCGCACCGACCTGGCGGTTTGGCTGCAAGACACGGTTCGGGCGACTGTGATGATCAAGGCCGACGTGGTCGTGATCGGGGAGCAGTTCCTGGGTGCGCTGGATCCGCTGACGGCTCAAGGACTGAAGGTGTGCACGGTCGAGTCCTTGCGCCGCGCCGACCCGATCGAGTTCGACATGTCGGATCACGCCGCCGAGTCGGATATCGCGTTGCGGCAGTTGACATCCGGATCAACCGGCGTGCCCAAAGCCGTCGAGATCAGTCACGGCAATCTCGCCGCGAATGCCGTCGCCTTGCGCGACGGGCTCGAACTCGACATCAGCACGGACGTGATGGCGAGCTGGCTGCCGCTGTCGCATGACATGGGGATGATCGCCTTCGTGTGCTTCCCCATGCAGCTGGGTATCGAAACCATCGTCGTCCCACCGGAGGAGTTCCTCAAACGACCGCTCGTCTGGGCAGAGCTGATCAGCAGGCACCGCGCGACCATCACCTCTGGCCCCAATTTCGCGTACTCCGTGCTCGCCCGCGTGCTGCAGCGCGCCGACCCGGACGCCATCGACCTTTCGTCGCTGCGCATCGCGGTGAACGGAGCAGAACCGATTGACCACCGCGACATGACCGACTTCTCTGCGATCGGCGCGCGCTTCGGTCTGCGCCCGACGGCGCTGACGCCCGCCTACGGACTCGCCGAAGCCACATTGGTTGCGTCGCTGGGGTCGGCGCACGACCAGGCGACGGTCGACCAGGTCTCACGGCAGGCCATTGCGGAAGCGCACCGCGCGCAGCCGCTGCAGGACGACTCCGCGGATGTACAGCATGTGGTGTGCGTGGGGGTACCGGTGACGGGCCTGGATCTGCGGATAAGCCGGAACGGGACAGCGTTGGCGCCCCGAGAGATCGGCGCAATCGAACTGCGTGGCCCGATGATCGCCGACAGATATCTGACCTCCGACGGTGTCCTGCCGCTCGCGACAGGCGGCTGGTTCGACAGCGGGGACCTGGGTTACCTCGACGAGGAGGGGCGACTGTATGTCTGCGGCCGCACAAAGGATCTCATCGTGCTGGCCGGCAGGAATCTCTATCCGCACGATATCGAGCGCGCGGCCGAGAGTGTCGACGGCGTGCGAAAAGGCTGCGTGATCGCGCTGCGTGTCGACGCCGATCGGGAGGGTTTCGCGGTGCTCGCCGAAGTACGCAACGCGACCGACGACGACGCACGCGCACGGATCAGCCGCGAGATCGCCGCCCGGGTGAGCAGTCAAGTCGGGCACCGCCCGCACGACATCCTGTTGTTCCCCGCCGGCGCCTTGCCGAAGACGCCGTCCGGCAAGCTGCGCCGCAGCAGCGCTCGAGAATTGCTCCCGACGTACACCCCCGCCCCAGCTATCCGCCAGACGGCTCGGCTTCAGGTGCAGAACAGGTGA
- a CDS encoding methyltransferase has protein sequence MMELIVSAWMSQAIAAAVELGIADALDERPLRLKELASRVEADPDALRRLLRALIGRGIFRQRRDGRYALNALAKSLRANAPLSAAAMAQMVGSRQHREHWSYLADAIRTGKAVPPVLHGMEAFDYLVGQPELNEVFNRAMADTTEMAVDYLMAAYSFDDYQTVVDVGGGVGRLLSAILKATPTARGVLYDLPHALAGAPPVLRQHNVADRVELLEGSFFDSVPTGGDVYVLKMILHDWPDDKAVDILRRIRSAAKVGTKVLVIDCVIPDRDREFFGHWTDLEMLVLQAGRERTVPEYRGLLERAGFRLTRWVPTASPLSFVEAEAI, from the coding sequence ATGATGGAGTTGATCGTCAGCGCTTGGATGTCACAAGCCATCGCGGCAGCCGTGGAGCTCGGTATCGCCGACGCTCTCGACGAACGGCCGCTGCGGTTGAAAGAGCTGGCGTCTCGGGTGGAGGCGGATCCCGACGCGCTGCGCCGACTGCTACGGGCGTTGATCGGCCGCGGCATATTTCGTCAGCGCCGTGACGGTCGCTACGCGCTCAACGCGCTCGCTAAGTCGTTGCGTGCCAACGCTCCGCTGTCAGCGGCGGCGATGGCCCAGATGGTGGGTTCGCGCCAACACCGCGAACATTGGAGCTATCTGGCAGATGCGATCAGAACTGGCAAGGCGGTTCCTCCGGTCCTGCACGGCATGGAAGCCTTCGACTACCTCGTCGGGCAGCCCGAGCTCAACGAAGTTTTCAACCGTGCCATGGCCGACACCACCGAGATGGCGGTGGATTACCTGATGGCCGCCTATTCGTTCGACGACTACCAGACAGTTGTCGATGTTGGGGGTGGGGTGGGCCGCCTGCTTTCTGCCATCCTCAAGGCGACCCCGACTGCCCGAGGGGTTCTCTACGATCTGCCGCACGCCCTCGCCGGAGCCCCACCAGTGTTGCGTCAGCACAATGTCGCAGATCGAGTGGAGTTACTGGAGGGATCGTTTTTCGACAGCGTTCCCACGGGTGGCGATGTGTACGTGCTCAAGATGATCCTGCATGACTGGCCCGACGACAAGGCGGTCGACATTCTCCGGAGGATCCGCTCGGCGGCGAAGGTCGGCACAAAGGTATTGGTGATCGATTGCGTGATCCCAGACCGCGATCGCGAATTCTTCGGTCATTGGACGGATCTGGAGATGCTGGTGCTGCAGGCTGGACGCGAACGAACGGTGCCGGAGTACCGCGGTCTCCTCGAGCGCGCCGGGTTCCGGCTCACCCGGTGGGTGCCCACTGCCTCACCATTGAGCTTCGTCGAGGCCGAGGCCATCTAG
- a CDS encoding acyl carrier protein produces MTAENLDHQDLVDWLSAKVAGQLNVAPDTIDIDTPLADYGIDSAASLTLCADLEFEKGIPVETTIVWDYATINAIAAYLVTERVLP; encoded by the coding sequence ATGACCGCTGAGAATCTCGATCACCAGGACCTCGTGGACTGGTTGTCCGCCAAGGTGGCCGGGCAGCTCAACGTGGCGCCGGACACCATCGACATCGACACCCCGTTGGCCGATTACGGGATTGACTCCGCCGCGAGTCTGACGCTGTGCGCGGACCTGGAGTTCGAGAAGGGAATCCCCGTCGAAACCACGATTGTGTGGGATTACGCCACCATTAATGCCATCGCGGCGTACCTCGTCACCGAGCGGGTGCTGCCATGA
- a CDS encoding acyl-CoA dehydrogenase family protein, which yields MTFSLALSDEQQQLRDWAHEFSHKVIRPAAFEWDDREETPWPILQEAAGIGLYGDEILMTLLGDPTGQGFPILAEELFWGDGGIALSIMGSTLAAVGIIASGTAEQIAEWVPRCYGTDKDVKLGAFCSSEPEAGSDVANMLTTAKYDEASDEWMISGQKAWVTNGGVADVLVVQAVVEPGLGARGQAAFVMSADTAGVAAPRKLRKHGLRASNTADIFFDGVRVPGSALLGGKDKLDEKLARAREGRKTSQQAAMATFELSRPTVGAMAVGVARAAYEYALDYAKERVVFGRPIIEKQAISFLLADIATEVDAARLLVRRAAWMGATGQKFASAEGSMSKLKAGRVAVWTTERAIQILGGNGYTREYPVERMHRDAKVFDIFEGTEQIQQLVIARSITGLRLE from the coding sequence ATGACGTTCTCGCTGGCTTTGTCCGACGAACAGCAGCAACTGCGCGATTGGGCGCATGAGTTCTCCCACAAGGTGATTCGCCCGGCCGCGTTCGAGTGGGACGACAGGGAGGAAACGCCGTGGCCGATCTTGCAGGAGGCCGCCGGCATCGGGCTTTACGGCGACGAAATATTGATGACACTCCTGGGAGATCCGACGGGACAGGGTTTTCCGATCCTGGCCGAGGAGCTGTTCTGGGGTGACGGCGGAATCGCGCTGTCGATCATGGGAAGTACGCTTGCCGCCGTCGGCATCATCGCTTCCGGCACCGCCGAACAGATCGCGGAATGGGTGCCGCGATGCTACGGCACCGACAAGGACGTCAAGTTGGGCGCGTTCTGTTCGTCTGAGCCAGAGGCCGGTTCGGATGTGGCGAACATGCTGACCACGGCCAAATATGATGAAGCGTCCGACGAGTGGATGATCTCAGGCCAGAAGGCGTGGGTGACAAACGGTGGCGTGGCCGACGTTCTGGTAGTCCAGGCGGTGGTCGAACCTGGACTCGGCGCACGCGGACAGGCGGCGTTCGTCATGAGCGCCGACACTGCCGGTGTTGCAGCGCCGCGGAAGCTACGCAAACACGGTTTGCGTGCCTCAAACACCGCGGACATATTCTTCGACGGCGTGCGGGTGCCGGGCAGTGCCCTGCTCGGCGGCAAAGACAAGCTCGACGAGAAGCTCGCGCGTGCACGCGAAGGTCGGAAGACGTCCCAGCAGGCGGCGATGGCGACCTTTGAGCTGTCACGGCCCACCGTCGGGGCAATGGCGGTCGGAGTCGCCCGTGCCGCCTACGAGTACGCACTCGACTACGCGAAGGAGCGGGTTGTCTTCGGGCGACCCATTATCGAGAAGCAAGCCATCTCGTTTCTCCTCGCCGATATCGCCACCGAGGTCGATGCGGCACGGCTGCTCGTCAGGCGCGCGGCATGGATGGGCGCAACCGGTCAGAAATTCGCCTCCGCGGAGGGGTCGATGAGCAAGCTGAAGGCCGGCCGGGTCGCGGTGTGGACGACCGAACGGGCGATCCAAATCCTCGGCGGCAACGGTTACACCCGCGAGTATCCGGTCGAGCGAATGCACCGCGACGCTAAGGTCTTCGACATTTTCGAGGGAACCGAGCAGATCCAACAGCTGGTTATCGCCCGTTCGATCACCGGGCTCCGATTGGAGTGA
- a CDS encoding type I polyketide synthase — translation MMPIAVVGVDCRFPGAPDKDAFWRLLMDGVVADSEVPSQRWDVDSYYRCDGGPGSMNTRRGHFIDNVDTFDNDFFGIAPIEAGALDPQQRLLLESSWRAIEDAGMDPRSLAGTPTGVFVGIMSSEWSNLQILDFAGLTAFRGTGSGYFMTANRISYHLGLTGPSVAIDSACSSSLTAVHQGCAALRSGEADTVIAAGANLILTPSLSIFYTQAGLSAPDGRCKPFGLDADGIGRGEGVAAVVLRRLDDALADGQPIYAVVKSSVTNHDGRSNGITAPSRRSQVELMRRALSLAEVDAGQIGFVEAHGTGTVLGDMIEANALGDVHKARAGEPCLLGSVKGNIGHTEGSAGIAAFIKTCLALHHGVLPPTVFGDSANPALRLAEHGLQLADSPRKLPVDGTLGAVSSFGLGGSNAHAILQTAPATALPVAGVTGVLTISAPSERALRRNAESMTAALETLDTTQMASWCRSTNVVKRSNRHRLVVAGDRDTVVEGIRQFTSGAGDHLVSSAPPHRAPAGVGLLFSGQGTQYPGMTRRLYDAHPTYRESLDSAAGALDPHLGSDLLATIFGRAPGLDHTSFAQPALFAVSFALGKTLLQSGIRVPFGIGHSVGEIAAACLANVLTLDTAAKLVATRARLMGALPPGGAMIAVDLGVEQMEALVAEEPGCGIAAINGPQSLTISGDADAVARVQALVRQRGGKAVNLAVSHAFHSPLMEPMVADFRREVAGLEPAPAEFPLFSTVLGREVNGTEMTVDYWARQICSPVLFFDAVQAAVRTGRADYLAEAGPKSALLTLARQGGIPPQTRALTLCSGPDSDGTELLGVAATLMRDGYSPDLAALYGGAAGPPQRIPPYVFDTSSRFWFDGPTTYPRQPAQTAGAQSSDPVDEPADTEQPPTGAEGGVLALIADVGGYLVTTLSRSKRLADDLGYDSLLQLRLLDRLRAEYPPLHDITVAEVLPRIHSVGDLIDFVMERLNEAGTAR, via the coding sequence ATGATGCCGATCGCGGTGGTCGGTGTCGATTGCCGCTTTCCCGGCGCGCCCGACAAGGACGCGTTCTGGCGACTGCTGATGGATGGCGTGGTGGCCGACAGCGAAGTGCCTTCGCAGCGTTGGGATGTCGACTCCTACTATCGCTGCGACGGTGGTCCTGGATCGATGAATACCCGGCGCGGCCATTTCATCGACAATGTCGACACATTCGACAACGACTTCTTCGGGATAGCGCCCATCGAGGCGGGGGCGCTTGACCCGCAGCAGCGCCTGCTCCTGGAATCATCCTGGCGCGCAATCGAAGATGCCGGAATGGACCCGCGGTCGCTGGCCGGCACCCCGACCGGGGTCTTCGTCGGCATCATGTCCAGCGAGTGGAGCAACCTGCAAATTCTCGACTTCGCCGGGCTCACGGCGTTCCGCGGAACGGGCAGTGGCTATTTCATGACTGCTAACCGTATCTCCTACCACCTGGGTCTGACCGGGCCAAGCGTGGCCATCGATTCAGCCTGCTCGTCATCACTGACTGCCGTCCACCAGGGCTGCGCGGCGCTTCGCTCGGGGGAGGCCGATACCGTCATCGCGGCAGGTGCGAATCTCATTCTGACACCGTCACTTTCGATCTTCTATACCCAGGCAGGGCTGTCCGCGCCGGATGGTCGCTGCAAGCCGTTCGGGCTGGACGCCGACGGCATCGGACGCGGCGAGGGCGTGGCCGCGGTAGTGCTGCGCCGACTCGACGACGCACTTGCCGACGGGCAACCGATCTATGCGGTCGTGAAGAGTTCGGTCACCAACCACGACGGCCGCAGCAACGGCATCACGGCCCCGAGCCGCCGCTCGCAGGTGGAGCTGATGCGCCGGGCGCTGAGCCTGGCAGAGGTCGATGCCGGCCAGATCGGCTTCGTCGAGGCGCACGGCACCGGCACGGTGCTCGGCGACATGATCGAAGCCAACGCCCTCGGCGACGTGCACAAGGCACGAGCCGGGGAGCCCTGTCTGCTCGGTTCCGTGAAGGGAAACATCGGGCACACCGAGGGCAGTGCGGGGATCGCGGCGTTCATCAAGACGTGCCTGGCGTTGCACCATGGCGTGCTGCCCCCGACGGTGTTCGGCGACAGCGCCAATCCGGCCTTGCGACTGGCCGAGCACGGTCTGCAGTTGGCCGACAGTCCGCGAAAGTTACCGGTGGACGGCACGCTCGGCGCAGTGAGCTCGTTCGGCCTTGGCGGCAGTAATGCGCACGCGATTCTTCAGACGGCGCCGGCCACTGCGCTTCCCGTCGCTGGTGTGACTGGCGTCCTTACTATTTCGGCGCCGTCGGAGCGGGCGCTGCGGCGCAATGCCGAGTCGATGACGGCCGCGCTGGAGACCCTCGACACCACGCAGATGGCGTCCTGGTGCCGCTCGACCAACGTCGTCAAGCGATCAAACCGGCATCGCCTTGTCGTTGCGGGCGACCGCGACACCGTGGTTGAGGGCATCCGCCAATTTACGTCCGGCGCCGGGGACCATCTGGTGTCGTCCGCCCCGCCGCACCGGGCCCCGGCCGGCGTCGGGCTCCTGTTCTCAGGTCAGGGCACCCAGTACCCGGGCATGACCCGGCGACTCTACGACGCTCATCCGACGTACCGAGAGAGTCTTGACTCCGCGGCTGGCGCCCTAGATCCGCACCTCGGATCGGATCTGCTCGCGACGATCTTCGGCCGCGCACCGGGCCTTGATCACACCAGCTTCGCGCAGCCCGCATTGTTCGCCGTGTCCTTCGCGCTGGGAAAGACTCTGCTACAGAGCGGAATCCGGGTGCCATTCGGGATCGGCCATAGCGTCGGGGAGATCGCCGCCGCCTGTCTGGCCAACGTGCTCACCCTCGACACCGCTGCCAAGCTCGTCGCGACCAGAGCGCGGTTGATGGGCGCGTTGCCTCCAGGTGGGGCAATGATCGCGGTCGACCTCGGCGTCGAGCAGATGGAAGCACTCGTCGCTGAAGAGCCCGGGTGCGGGATCGCGGCGATCAACGGGCCGCAGTCCCTGACCATCTCCGGGGACGCCGACGCCGTGGCACGAGTGCAAGCCCTGGTTCGGCAACGGGGTGGCAAAGCGGTGAACCTGGCGGTCTCACACGCCTTCCACTCGCCGCTGATGGAGCCGATGGTGGCCGACTTCCGGCGCGAGGTAGCCGGCCTCGAGCCGGCACCCGCCGAGTTTCCGCTGTTCTCCACGGTGCTCGGCCGCGAAGTCAATGGCACAGAGATGACGGTCGACTACTGGGCCCGGCAGATCTGTTCTCCGGTGCTGTTCTTCGACGCGGTCCAGGCCGCCGTGCGGACCGGACGCGCCGACTATCTCGCCGAAGCCGGTCCTAAATCAGCGCTGCTCACACTCGCCCGACAGGGCGGAATTCCGCCGCAGACCCGCGCACTCACCTTGTGCAGCGGCCCGGATTCGGACGGCACAGAGCTGCTCGGTGTGGCGGCCACGTTGATGCGCGACGGCTACTCACCGGATCTGGCGGCGCTGTACGGCGGGGCGGCCGGACCGCCGCAGCGGATCCCGCCGTATGTCTTCGATACCTCCAGCCGGTTCTGGTTCGACGGACCGACCACCTACCCCCGGCAGCCGGCGCAGACCGCCGGTGCTCAAAGTAGCGATCCCGTCGACGAGCCTGCGGATACCGAGCAACCGCCGACCGGTGCGGAGGGCGGGGTTCTCGCGCTGATCGCCGATGTCGGCGGCTATTTGGTTACCACGCTCAGCCGATCCAAACGGCTCGCCGATGACTTGGGTTACGACTCATTGCTGCAGCTTCGCCTCCTGGACCGGCTGCGGGCGGAGTATCCGCCGCTGCACGACATCACTGTGGCCGAGGTGCTGCCGAGGATTCACAGCGTCGGTGATCTCATCGACTTCGTGATGGAGCGGCTCAACGAGGCCGGCACAGCACGATGA
- a CDS encoding FAD-dependent monooxygenase: MTDTCDVLVIGAGPVGATAALLLASYDIDCTVVEARHEPQRHPAAHVLSTRSMEIWREVGLERDIRGLSAPMHELRCIAYCTTFAGPELGRVPLADLPEAQMDAIESISPTRSAHLPQNVLEPLLWQHLRNSDRIDVRTGWRYRSHIDGPDGVAVTVADTTTGSHRTILARYLIAADGAASTVRRALGITMEGPILQNVVSVLFSADLEAFRRNRRGPVMWTHTAKGLGATIVHRPPDDLVFQIPYFPPFESVADFPAAVCRKHIVDAIGDPAVRVDIKSIQTWAMTAQVATGYRVGRVFLAGDAAHRFPPTGGLGLNTGVADVHNLAWKLAWVLAGRADPELLDSYERERRPVGAAATADSVANFDGMFDVVATLGLPRRAVRMLPQAVAAIPDWVPRRPVRALLRGITTLGYQRFRLAKSPGRIGQRIRRRAAAAIAEQGPHYRSWGRDLGVRYRRGAVIGDRLPPPASDPEFYIPAVRAGARLPHVWLEDGARRVSTLDLINRDDLTLLVSEASHLVWKLAAEGLSLSVVPVGDAGHGIFHTGVAGADPDALLVRPDGHIAAVLHSDRDGAPLLRRALHVVGAFAPSHKGLIA; encoded by the coding sequence GTGACCGACACCTGCGATGTCCTTGTCATCGGCGCCGGACCGGTGGGTGCCACGGCGGCGCTGCTGCTCGCGAGCTACGACATCGACTGCACCGTGGTGGAGGCACGCCACGAGCCCCAACGCCATCCCGCCGCGCACGTGCTCTCGACACGGTCGATGGAGATTTGGCGCGAGGTCGGTCTCGAGCGCGACATCCGCGGCCTCAGCGCCCCGATGCACGAGCTGCGGTGCATCGCGTACTGCACCACCTTCGCCGGGCCCGAACTCGGGAGGGTCCCACTGGCCGACTTGCCCGAGGCGCAGATGGACGCGATCGAATCGATCAGCCCTACCCGCAGCGCACATCTACCCCAGAACGTGCTGGAACCGCTGCTCTGGCAACACCTGCGCAACAGTGATCGCATCGATGTACGTACCGGCTGGCGGTACCGGTCTCACATCGACGGCCCAGACGGCGTCGCGGTCACGGTTGCCGACACCACTACCGGATCCCACCGAACAATCCTGGCGCGCTACCTGATCGCGGCCGACGGCGCAGCCAGCACAGTGCGGCGCGCGCTAGGGATCACGATGGAGGGCCCGATCCTTCAGAACGTGGTCAGCGTCCTTTTCTCCGCCGATCTCGAGGCTTTCCGCCGAAACCGCCGCGGCCCGGTCATGTGGACTCACACCGCCAAGGGGCTGGGCGCCACCATTGTGCACCGGCCGCCGGACGACCTGGTTTTCCAGATCCCCTACTTTCCGCCCTTTGAGTCGGTAGCAGACTTCCCGGCTGCGGTCTGCCGCAAGCACATAGTCGATGCGATCGGCGATCCCGCTGTCCGCGTTGACATCAAGTCGATCCAGACGTGGGCGATGACCGCCCAGGTCGCCACCGGCTACCGGGTGGGCCGGGTGTTCCTGGCCGGCGATGCCGCGCACCGGTTTCCGCCCACCGGCGGGCTGGGACTCAACACCGGTGTCGCCGACGTGCACAACCTGGCCTGGAAGCTCGCCTGGGTCCTCGCCGGGCGTGCCGACCCAGAACTGCTGGACAGCTATGAACGAGAACGCCGTCCGGTCGGCGCGGCCGCCACCGCCGACTCGGTGGCCAACTTCGACGGAATGTTCGATGTCGTTGCCACACTGGGATTGCCACGGCGAGCAGTGCGAATGCTCCCGCAAGCCGTCGCTGCGATTCCGGACTGGGTACCGCGACGTCCCGTGCGTGCCTTGCTCCGCGGGATCACCACGCTGGGATACCAGCGGTTCCGCCTGGCCAAGTCGCCGGGCCGGATCGGTCAGCGGATCCGCCGCCGGGCCGCGGCGGCGATCGCCGAGCAGGGTCCGCACTATCGCAGCTGGGGACGCGACCTCGGGGTGCGTTACAGGCGCGGCGCCGTGATCGGCGATCGGCTGCCGCCACCGGCCAGCGATCCAGAGTTCTATATCCCAGCTGTGCGCGCCGGCGCCCGGCTGCCGCACGTCTGGCTCGAGGACGGCGCTCGGCGGGTGTCCACCCTGGATCTAATCAACCGTGACGACCTGACACTGCTGGTGTCCGAAGCAAGCCATTTGGTGTGGAAGCTTGCGGCGGAGGGGCTCTCGTTGTCGGTAGTGCCGGTCGGCGATGCTGGGCACGGCATATTCCACACCGGCGTCGCTGGCGCCGATCCAGATGCACTGTTGGTACGGCCCGATGGCCACATCGCCGCCGTGCTGCACTCGGACCGGGATGGCGCTCCACTGCTGCGCCGAGCACTGCACGTCGTCGGCGCCTTCGCGCCGAGCCACAAAGGACTGATCGCATGA
- a CDS encoding cytochrome P450 — protein MAGAAVGAWFAAAAGRESRWCAVIGPGVDAVREVMRSDEEAAAGFREWHAAAARAGQRVLREPRGTYVLWRRDDVLAAMRDGEVFASRQGEMMPGNPPFGPYREILLELFNPANSREMLKPIRRLIEEGMDAVAKLDRCDGVRVAEVLCHAASATACGVPRYVGLDAVNPEVVGLIRQAPLGGADVISRLADEPLTDEEIVGLMGSVVRGFKFASFPMIAGLAMLARRPMLQQELRENPGRQGIFIEELLRLDGGAKTVSRVTTRSVTIGETTIPAGANVELCVGLVHRDEADDMSGHDMKLDGPHRHWSFGGGPHRCPASHLARDLLSDFFEVWLAEIPFFSFDWKGGHVPKAWHPRAYGPLSSTVFDGWVPDSVPLRW, from the coding sequence GTGGCAGGTGCCGCCGTCGGTGCGTGGTTCGCGGCGGCCGCCGGACGTGAAAGTCGGTGGTGCGCGGTGATCGGGCCCGGTGTCGACGCCGTTCGGGAAGTGATGCGGTCCGATGAGGAGGCCGCGGCGGGGTTTCGGGAGTGGCACGCGGCCGCTGCGCGGGCCGGTCAACGAGTATTGCGGGAGCCGCGCGGCACGTACGTGTTGTGGCGCCGCGACGATGTGCTCGCCGCGATGCGTGATGGCGAAGTTTTCGCCAGCCGCCAGGGCGAGATGATGCCCGGCAATCCACCGTTCGGCCCGTACCGGGAGATCCTGCTGGAGCTGTTCAACCCGGCCAACTCGCGGGAAATGTTGAAGCCCATACGTCGGCTCATCGAAGAAGGCATGGACGCCGTAGCGAAGCTGGATCGCTGCGATGGTGTGCGTGTCGCTGAGGTGCTTTGTCACGCAGCATCCGCGACGGCCTGCGGGGTGCCGCGGTATGTCGGTCTGGATGCGGTCAACCCGGAGGTGGTCGGGCTGATCCGCCAAGCGCCGCTGGGTGGCGCCGATGTGATCAGCCGTCTTGCCGACGAGCCGCTCACCGACGAGGAGATAGTGGGATTGATGGGGTCGGTGGTCCGCGGTTTCAAGTTCGCGTCCTTCCCGATGATCGCCGGACTGGCGATGTTGGCGCGCCGGCCGATGCTTCAGCAGGAGTTGCGCGAAAATCCGGGCCGTCAAGGCATTTTCATCGAGGAGTTGCTGCGGTTGGATGGCGGGGCGAAGACCGTTTCACGAGTCACCACTCGCAGTGTGACGATCGGCGAAACGACGATCCCGGCCGGAGCCAATGTCGAGTTGTGTGTTGGGCTGGTTCACCGCGACGAGGCCGATGACATGTCCGGTCACGATATGAAACTGGATGGTCCGCACCGGCATTGGAGTTTCGGGGGAGGTCCGCATCGGTGTCCGGCGTCGCATCTGGCCCGGGATCTGCTGAGTGACTTCTTTGAGGTGTGGCTAGCCGAGATCCCGTTTTTCTCGTTCGACTGGAAAGGTGGCCATGTCCCCAAAGCGTGGCATCCCAGAGCCTACGGGCCGTTGTCGAGCACGGTCTTCGACGGTTGGGTTCCGGACTCTGTGCCGCTGCGGTGGTGA